From a single Agrobacterium tumefaciens genomic region:
- a CDS encoding extracellular solute-binding protein, whose translation MTKFTRFALLASTVAFAAGSASAAELNIYTTREPGLIQPLLESFTASSGVKVNTVFLKDGLAERVLSEGASSPADVLMTVDAGNLVDLAEKGVTQAVESETLTKAVPAELRDAKGHWFALSMRARVLYAAKDLDLASFNYEDLADAKWKGKVCIRAGQHPYNTALFADYIAHYGAADTEKWLAGVKENLARKAGGGDRDVAKDILGGICDIGIANSYYVGLMRSGKGGEEQVKWGDAIKVVLPTFKNGGTQVNITGAAVAKNAPNKAEAVKLLEYLVSDEAQKIYAEANYEYPVKQGAGLNEIVASFGDLKIDSKPLTEIVSHRKQASELVDKVGFDK comes from the coding sequence ATGACGAAATTTACCAGATTTGCCCTGCTTGCCAGCACTGTTGCTTTTGCAGCCGGGTCAGCCAGCGCCGCGGAACTCAACATCTACACCACCAGAGAGCCGGGCCTGATCCAGCCCCTGCTGGAATCCTTCACCGCGTCGAGCGGCGTCAAGGTCAACACCGTGTTCCTGAAAGATGGTCTGGCTGAGCGCGTTCTGAGCGAGGGCGCAAGCTCGCCTGCCGACGTCCTGATGACCGTGGATGCCGGCAACCTCGTTGATCTCGCAGAAAAGGGCGTTACCCAGGCGGTTGAGTCCGAAACCCTGACCAAGGCAGTCCCGGCCGAACTTCGTGATGCCAAGGGTCACTGGTTTGCGCTTTCCATGCGCGCCCGCGTTCTTTATGCGGCGAAGGATCTCGACCTTGCTTCCTTCAACTATGAAGATCTGGCGGATGCCAAGTGGAAGGGCAAGGTCTGCATTCGCGCTGGCCAGCACCCCTACAACACGGCACTGTTTGCCGATTACATCGCTCATTATGGCGCTGCCGACACTGAAAAGTGGCTTGCTGGCGTCAAGGAAAACCTGGCCCGCAAGGCAGGCGGCGGTGACCGTGACGTTGCCAAGGACATCCTCGGCGGCATTTGCGATATCGGTATTGCCAACTCCTACTACGTCGGCCTGATGCGCTCGGGCAAGGGCGGCGAAGAGCAGGTCAAGTGGGGCGACGCCATCAAGGTGGTTCTGCCGACCTTCAAGAATGGTGGCACGCAGGTCAACATTACCGGTGCGGCCGTGGCCAAGAATGCGCCCAACAAGGCTGAAGCCGTCAAGCTTCTGGAATATCTCGTTTCCGACGAAGCCCAGAAGATCTATGCCGAAGCCAACTACGAATATCCGGTCAAGCAGGGCGCGGGTCTCAACGAGATCGTCGCTTCCTTCGGTGACCTGAAGATCGACAGCAAGCCGCTGACGGAGATCGTGTCGCATCGCAAGCAGGCGAGCGAGCTGGTCGACAAGGTCGGTTTCGACAAGTAA
- a CDS encoding ABC transporter permease — MNPDAAQPLTSRARPRFSSAFWWLGLSLIAVCGAMVPVLALVSQAVQGSAGLWEHLGSTVLLTALPDTVILLTGVGLLAGIIGTCSAWLVTAYDFPGRRILEWALLLPLAMPTYIVAYAYLDILHPIGPVQGIIRFLLGYSSPREFRLPDIRSMTGCIILLGFVLFPYVYIPVRAMFLTQAGNLLEAARTLGVSRQRAFLKVAVPLARPAIAVGVSLALMEALNDIGASEFLGVRTLTVSVYTTWVTKSDLPGAAQIALSMLFIVVALVAFERWARRKQRYSVSAQKSRELEPVRLTGLKACGAFTLGSLPVLIGFVAPASYLVIEAWKRFRFSGLSARFTEEALNTIVFAGLATLITLILGLAVAYAMRLAPGRLSLWSYRLSTVGYAAPGTVIAIGVLIALGGFDRFVDQTMRDWFGISTGLIFIGSGAALIYAYSARFLTIAAGGVDAGLSRIPQSFDHASRTLGRSATQTFRQIHLPLSKASLAAAALLIFVDCVKELPATLLLRPLNFETFATHLYGEAARGTYEEAAIAALAIVVIGILPVMLLARIGRRKG, encoded by the coding sequence ATGAATCCAGACGCCGCTCAGCCATTGACGTCCCGCGCAAGACCAAGGTTTTCATCCGCCTTCTGGTGGCTGGGCCTGTCGCTCATTGCGGTCTGCGGCGCCATGGTGCCGGTTCTGGCGCTGGTCTCTCAGGCGGTGCAGGGGTCTGCCGGCCTGTGGGAGCATCTCGGCTCCACCGTTCTTTTGACGGCCTTGCCGGATACGGTCATCCTTCTCACCGGTGTCGGCTTGCTGGCCGGCATCATCGGAACCTGTTCGGCCTGGCTGGTTACCGCTTATGATTTTCCCGGTCGCCGGATATTGGAATGGGCGCTGCTGCTGCCGCTGGCCATGCCAACCTATATTGTTGCCTATGCCTATCTGGATATTCTGCATCCGATCGGGCCAGTGCAGGGCATAATCCGCTTTCTGCTCGGTTATTCCAGCCCGCGTGAATTCCGTCTGCCGGACATAAGATCGATGACGGGCTGCATCATTTTGCTCGGCTTCGTGCTGTTTCCCTATGTCTATATTCCCGTCCGCGCCATGTTCCTGACGCAGGCTGGCAATCTGCTGGAGGCCGCCCGCACGCTTGGCGTTTCCAGACAGAGGGCTTTTTTAAAGGTCGCAGTGCCGCTGGCGCGGCCGGCGATCGCGGTCGGCGTCAGCCTTGCCCTTATGGAAGCGCTGAACGATATCGGCGCCTCGGAATTTCTGGGCGTCCGCACCCTCACAGTTTCGGTCTATACGACCTGGGTCACGAAATCCGATCTGCCCGGTGCGGCGCAGATCGCGCTCTCCATGCTGTTCATCGTCGTCGCCCTCGTGGCGTTTGAACGCTGGGCGCGGCGTAAGCAGCGTTATTCGGTTTCCGCGCAGAAAAGCCGGGAACTGGAGCCGGTGCGCCTTACCGGCCTCAAGGCCTGCGGTGCATTTACACTCGGCAGCCTGCCGGTCCTGATCGGTTTCGTCGCGCCAGCGAGCTATCTCGTCATCGAGGCATGGAAACGGTTCCGCTTCAGCGGCCTGTCTGCCCGTTTCACCGAGGAGGCGTTGAACACCATCGTCTTTGCCGGATTGGCGACGTTGATCACCCTTATTCTCGGCCTTGCGGTTGCTTACGCGATGCGCCTTGCTCCGGGGCGCCTCTCGCTTTGGTCCTATCGTCTTTCCACGGTGGGATATGCAGCTCCCGGCACGGTCATTGCTATTGGTGTGCTGATCGCGCTCGGTGGTTTCGACCGGTTTGTTGACCAGACCATGCGTGACTGGTTTGGCATATCCACCGGCCTCATTTTCATCGGCAGCGGGGCCGCCCTGATCTATGCCTATTCGGCGCGTTTCCTCACCATTGCAGCTGGCGGCGTCGACGCCGGCCTGAGCCGTATCCCGCAATCTTTTGATCACGCTTCACGAACACTCGGGCGATCCGCAACCCAGACATTCCGCCAGATCCACTTACCACTCTCGAAGGCATCGCTTGCGGCAGCGGCGTTGCTGATCTTCGTGGACTGCGTCAAGGAACTCCCCGCCACGCTTTTGTTGCGGCCGCTTAATTTCGAGACCTTCGCGACCCATCTCTACGGCGAAGCAGCGCGCGGCACCTATGAGGAGGCGGCAATCGCCGCACTGGCGATCGTCGTCATCGGCATCCTTCCCGTCATGCTGCTTGCAAGGATCGGCCGGCGCAAAGGTTGA
- a CDS encoding TonB-dependent siderophore receptor, producing MFLSRLALGTAVVVLMAPVMGHAQETTVLREITVEGQGAENATGPVRGYVAKKSATGSKTGTETKDIPQSVSVVGRKEMDDRGAVTKIDEVLRYTPGVTAEPFGTDPDTDWFYIRGFQATQTGVFLDGLNLFSYGFGGFQMDAYGLERVEVLKGPASVLYGGANPGGIVQLVRKQTQDTPVRETEIGINNFGNAFFGFDVGDKVDGEGVWKYRVTGKVSGGDNYTDYSEDLRGFIMPQITFEPDAQTSATLYGYFSALDQVHVGNGFLPYVGTVVDAPFGKLDRKAFYGEPDIDNGRVYQSMVGYEVSHEFDNGWKISQNARYGHLYKHETGPYPGGWANADANGQPILNATTNDYMLTRFGYDGLSKADSFGVDNRIEGQFETGAVSHSLLVGLDYKYYRLDQVQACCGSNAIGALKPVYGSTQGTNFVYADNVVTQQQIGIYAQDQLRFGDGWLVTLNGRYDYVDTELNNRLPAGASFRSNDDALSGRAGLAYEFDNGLTPYVSAATFFNPLIDTLADGTPAAPEEGHQFEAGVKYEPTFFDGSITASVFKLVKDNAIVSYTAGGVTTSGQFGQVESTGFELEAKANLSDNWKALASYSYTDLEITRDANPNLIGKSPWIVPANTASLWVDYAFTDDTFEGLSIGGGVRYQGKSWADAANTLRVPDAAVFDAAIRYEKNDWTASVNVANVFDKEYVKSCAGVSVCGWGDSRTITFKLAKKW from the coding sequence ATGTTTTTGAGCCGTCTGGCTTTGGGAACGGCTGTCGTTGTTTTGATGGCGCCGGTGATGGGCCACGCACAGGAAACGACTGTTCTGCGGGAAATCACCGTCGAAGGGCAGGGGGCGGAAAATGCCACGGGCCCGGTCCGTGGCTATGTTGCGAAGAAAAGCGCGACCGGTTCGAAAACCGGCACGGAAACGAAAGACATTCCACAATCCGTATCCGTCGTCGGTCGCAAGGAAATGGATGACCGCGGTGCCGTGACCAAAATCGACGAGGTACTGCGCTACACGCCCGGTGTGACGGCGGAGCCCTTCGGCACCGACCCGGATACCGACTGGTTTTACATTCGCGGTTTTCAGGCCACCCAGACCGGCGTGTTCCTCGATGGGCTGAACCTGTTCAGTTATGGTTTCGGCGGTTTCCAGATGGATGCCTATGGTCTGGAACGGGTGGAAGTCCTTAAAGGGCCCGCTTCGGTGCTGTATGGCGGCGCCAATCCCGGCGGTATCGTGCAACTGGTCCGCAAGCAAACTCAGGATACGCCGGTTCGTGAAACGGAAATCGGCATCAACAATTTCGGCAATGCCTTTTTCGGTTTCGATGTCGGCGACAAGGTGGATGGTGAGGGCGTATGGAAATACCGCGTCACCGGCAAGGTTTCCGGCGGCGATAATTACACCGATTACTCAGAGGATCTGCGCGGCTTCATCATGCCGCAGATCACCTTCGAGCCGGATGCGCAGACAAGTGCCACGCTCTACGGATATTTCTCGGCGCTCGATCAGGTGCATGTCGGCAATGGCTTCCTGCCCTATGTCGGTACCGTTGTCGATGCGCCATTCGGCAAGCTCGACCGCAAGGCCTTTTATGGCGAACCGGATATCGACAATGGCCGTGTCTACCAGTCGATGGTGGGTTATGAAGTCAGCCATGAATTCGACAATGGCTGGAAGATCAGCCAGAACGCCCGTTATGGCCACCTCTACAAGCACGAGACCGGACCCTATCCGGGCGGTTGGGCCAATGCCGACGCCAATGGCCAGCCGATCCTCAATGCCACCACCAACGACTATATGTTGACCCGCTTCGGTTATGACGGCCTGTCGAAAGCGGATAGTTTCGGCGTTGACAACCGCATTGAAGGACAGTTCGAAACCGGCGCGGTCAGCCATTCGCTGCTCGTCGGTCTCGACTATAAATATTACAGGCTGGATCAGGTGCAGGCTTGCTGCGGATCGAATGCGATCGGCGCGCTCAAGCCGGTCTATGGCTCGACGCAGGGTACGAATTTCGTTTATGCCGACAATGTCGTGACCCAGCAGCAGATCGGCATCTACGCGCAGGACCAGCTGCGTTTCGGCGATGGCTGGCTGGTGACGCTCAACGGTCGTTACGATTATGTCGATACGGAGCTGAACAATAGGTTGCCGGCAGGCGCGTCTTTCCGCTCCAATGACGATGCGCTGAGCGGCCGGGCCGGCCTCGCTTATGAATTCGACAATGGCCTGACACCCTATGTCTCGGCGGCCACCTTCTTCAATCCGCTGATCGATACGCTTGCGGATGGCACCCCGGCCGCACCGGAGGAGGGGCACCAGTTCGAAGCAGGTGTCAAATACGAACCGACTTTCTTTGATGGCAGCATCACTGCCTCCGTCTTCAAGCTGGTCAAGGACAATGCCATCGTGTCCTATACGGCTGGCGGCGTGACCACGAGCGGGCAGTTCGGACAGGTGGAATCCACCGGCTTCGAGCTGGAAGCCAAGGCCAATCTTTCCGACAACTGGAAGGCGCTTGCCTCCTATTCCTATACCGATCTTGAGATTACCCGCGACGCCAATCCCAACCTGATCGGCAAATCCCCATGGATCGTGCCCGCCAACACCGCGTCCCTGTGGGTGGATTACGCCTTCACCGATGATACGTTTGAAGGCCTCAGCATCGGTGGCGGTGTGCGCTATCAGGGTAAATCCTGGGCGGATGCGGCAAATACGCTGCGCGTTCCAGATGCGGCGGTCTTCGATGCCGCGATACGTTACGAGAAGAACGACTGGACGGCATCCGTCAATGTCGCGAATGTCTTCGACAAGGAATATGTCAAGAGCTGCGCCGGCGTCTCGGTTTGTGGCTGGGGTGACAGCCGCACCATCACCTTCAAGCTTGCAAAGAAGTGGTAA
- a CDS encoding helix-turn-helix transcriptional regulator, with the protein MAFRVRMENEIEGFAVIGGPRSRVWNGIVADLWDVRCAPKAGGRYVGKDPRFVFLLDMDGSDDGRFMMNRSRRDNHGSSKANRISFVPADLDVHAELSNVSFVRHLDLHFDAGLLGARLVQGFDPHGLLDPHLMFEDERLLALARLIAAECDNPDPLHDLYGESLVLALLTDFLKVKREPVKKRSKLAVWQLRAATDYIREHCLRSIRLEELAELTNLSQSHFSHAFKASTGVPPHQWQMQARIDRVKDLMMRTDMALTDIAIASGFSDQAHFSRVFRKMVGVSPSVWQKIRQ; encoded by the coding sequence ATGGCTTTCCGCGTACGGATGGAAAATGAGATCGAGGGCTTTGCCGTCATCGGCGGCCCGCGCTCGAGGGTCTGGAACGGCATCGTCGCCGACCTCTGGGATGTGCGTTGCGCGCCGAAAGCGGGTGGCCGTTATGTTGGCAAGGACCCGCGTTTCGTTTTTCTGCTGGATATGGACGGGAGCGATGATGGCCGGTTCATGATGAACCGCTCCCGTCGTGACAATCACGGTTCTTCCAAGGCGAACCGGATTTCCTTCGTGCCCGCCGATCTGGATGTGCATGCGGAACTCAGCAATGTGTCCTTTGTGCGCCATCTCGATCTGCATTTTGATGCGGGTTTGCTGGGCGCGCGGCTGGTGCAGGGGTTTGACCCGCACGGCCTGCTCGATCCGCATCTGATGTTCGAGGATGAGCGCCTGCTGGCGTTGGCGCGGCTGATCGCTGCCGAATGCGATAATCCAGACCCCTTGCATGACCTTTACGGCGAAAGCCTCGTGCTGGCGCTGCTGACGGATTTTCTCAAGGTAAAGCGGGAACCGGTCAAGAAACGCAGCAAGCTCGCCGTCTGGCAGTTAAGAGCGGCGACCGACTATATCCGCGAACATTGCCTGCGGTCGATCCGGCTGGAGGAACTGGCGGAACTCACAAACCTGTCGCAATCCCATTTCAGCCATGCCTTCAAGGCTTCCACCGGCGTACCGCCGCACCAATGGCAGATGCAGGCGCGTATCGATCGCGTCAAGGATCTGATGATGCGGACCGATATGGCGTTGACCGACATCGCCATTGCTAGCGGGTTTTCAGACCAGGCGCATTTTTCCCGCGTCTTTCGCAAGATGGTCGGAGTTTCCCCCTCCGTCTGGCAAAAAATCCGCCAATAA
- a CDS encoding PRC-barrel domain-containing protein: MLHQEPRAGQDPYVKDTPSLIASDKVEGTRVYGADGKHIGSIQRIILEKRGGRVAYAVLSFGGFLGIGDDYYPLPWEKLHYDEELDGYRIDLTKEEIENAPHFANLDDNDLLNAKDRKVYDYYGVAPYWM; this comes from the coding sequence ATGTTGCATCAGGAACCCCGCGCTGGGCAGGATCCCTATGTCAAGGATACGCCGAGCCTGATCGCCAGCGACAAGGTAGAAGGCACCCGCGTTTATGGCGCCGATGGCAAACATATCGGGTCGATCCAGCGCATTATCCTGGAAAAGCGTGGCGGCCGCGTCGCTTATGCGGTGTTGAGTTTCGGTGGCTTTCTCGGGATCGGTGACGACTATTACCCGCTGCCCTGGGAAAAGCTGCATTACGATGAAGAACTGGACGGCTACCGCATCGATCTTACCAAGGAAGAGATCGAAAACGCGCCGCACTTCGCCAATCTCGATGACAATGATCTGCTGAACGCCAAGGACCGCAAGGTTTACGACTATTACGGCGTCGCGCCTTACTGGATGTAA
- a CDS encoding DUF982 domain-containing protein — protein sequence MKNERWTEPVEVNLEANGKSVVAGPSEALTLLTEGWPKIGGLSFVRARSACRAALDGRKSPEEARKCFTDAVSEMQKNPH from the coding sequence ATGAAGAACGAGAGATGGACAGAACCGGTCGAGGTCAATCTTGAGGCGAACGGCAAGAGTGTCGTCGCCGGCCCCTCTGAAGCGCTGACGTTGCTAACGGAAGGCTGGCCGAAGATTGGCGGATTAAGCTTCGTGAGAGCCAGAAGCGCCTGCCGCGCCGCCCTTGACGGGCGCAAATCGCCGGAGGAAGCGCGCAAATGTTTCACCGATGCGGTTTCCGAGATGCAGAAAAACCCGCATTGA
- a CDS encoding YqaE/Pmp3 family membrane protein: MDVIRILIAILLPPVGVFLQVGLGLHFWLNILLTLCGYVPGIIHAIWVILRK; this comes from the coding sequence GTGGACGTCATTCGTATTCTTATCGCCATCCTTCTTCCGCCCGTCGGTGTGTTCCTTCAGGTCGGGCTTGGCCTGCATTTTTGGCTCAATATTCTTTTGACGCTGTGCGGTTATGTACCCGGCATTATTCACGCCATCTGGGTGATCCTGCGGAAGTGA
- a CDS encoding type II toxin-antitoxin system HicB family antitoxin — protein MRNYIGLIHKDADSDYGVSFPDFPGVVTAGTDLDDARRMAEEALALHVEGMIEDGEAIPEASSLDTIMADAENRDSVAILVALKAESRKSVRLNITLPEDVLKAIDAFAETRGLTRSGFLARAAKHEMSNATRDDHR, from the coding sequence ATGCGTAACTATATCGGACTGATCCATAAGGACGCTGATAGCGATTACGGCGTTTCTTTCCCCGATTTTCCCGGTGTCGTGACTGCGGGCACTGATCTTGATGACGCGCGCCGAATGGCGGAAGAAGCTTTGGCGCTCCATGTTGAAGGTATGATCGAGGATGGCGAAGCCATTCCCGAAGCGTCTTCTCTCGATACCATCATGGCGGATGCAGAAAACAGGGATAGCGTTGCCATCCTCGTTGCCCTCAAGGCAGAGAGCAGGAAGTCCGTTCGTCTCAACATCACGCTCCCGGAAGACGTCCTGAAGGCAATTGATGCCTTCGCAGAGACCAGAGGGCTGACGCGGTCTGGATTCCTGGCGCGCGCGGCGAAACATGAGATGTCGAACGCAACCCGCGACGATCATAGGTAA
- a CDS encoding type II toxin-antitoxin system HicA family toxin, giving the protein MKSGDIVSALKADGWYEVSTIGSHVQFKHPTKPGRVTVPHPKRDLPIGTLKSIEKQSGLKLR; this is encoded by the coding sequence ATGAAAAGCGGCGACATCGTTTCGGCCTTGAAAGCGGATGGCTGGTACGAGGTGAGCACGATAGGTAGTCACGTTCAATTCAAACATCCAACCAAACCAGGCCGCGTCACTGTTCCTCACCCGAAGAGAGATTTGCCGATCGGCACGCTTAAAAGCATTGAAAAACAATCCGGACTGAAACTGAGGTGA
- a CDS encoding tyrosine-type recombinase/integrase: MARSLNKLSALAVKNAGAGKFSDGGGLWLIKREDGGGQWVLRFTIHGRRREMGLGSIVEVSLKEAREAAERWRASARSGLDPISQREKHKREAVKRLHLLKDVADDAFESRKAELKGDGKAGRWFSPLELHILPKLGKTPVAEIDQTQIRDVLSPIWHTKAETARKALNRLDICMRHAAALGLEVDIQAVAKARALLGQQRHEATNIPAMPWLEVPAFYTRLSDGSITHLALRLLILTGVRSRPLRFLHVDQIEGDVWTIPGEAMKGRKGKTPDFRVPLTPEALDIIKAALPLSRDGFLFPSIKKGVISDATMSRLMERDKIAYRPHGFRSSLRDWIAEATDTPHDIAETTLGHTVGGKVERAYRRTDFLDQRRKLLERWANHVTGKGGQVLRLVAEG; encoded by the coding sequence ATGGCCCGCTCTTTGAACAAGCTTTCGGCGCTTGCAGTCAAAAATGCCGGTGCCGGTAAATTCTCCGATGGCGGCGGCTTGTGGCTCATCAAGCGTGAAGATGGCGGCGGCCAATGGGTGTTGCGTTTTACGATCCACGGCAGGCGCCGGGAGATGGGTCTAGGCTCGATCGTTGAGGTATCGCTAAAGGAAGCGCGCGAAGCTGCCGAACGCTGGCGCGCCTCCGCACGCTCTGGCCTTGATCCTATTAGCCAGCGCGAGAAACATAAGCGGGAAGCGGTAAAGCGGCTGCACCTGTTGAAGGACGTTGCCGACGATGCGTTCGAAAGCCGGAAGGCAGAGCTAAAGGGCGATGGGAAGGCGGGCCGGTGGTTCAGCCCTCTTGAGCTTCACATTCTTCCTAAACTCGGCAAGACGCCGGTTGCCGAGATCGACCAAACCCAAATTCGCGATGTGCTTTCGCCAATCTGGCACACCAAGGCAGAGACAGCGCGCAAGGCCCTAAACCGCCTCGACATCTGCATGCGCCATGCTGCCGCCCTTGGCCTTGAGGTGGACATTCAAGCGGTTGCCAAAGCTCGGGCGCTTCTAGGCCAGCAGAGACACGAAGCCACTAACATTCCCGCAATGCCCTGGCTTGAGGTGCCAGCTTTCTACACCCGTCTTTCCGATGGTTCGATAACGCACCTTGCCTTGCGCCTTCTCATTCTTACTGGCGTTCGCTCCCGACCACTGCGCTTCCTACATGTTGACCAGATTGAGGGCGACGTGTGGACGATACCGGGTGAGGCAATGAAAGGCAGGAAAGGGAAGACGCCAGATTTCCGCGTGCCGCTCACGCCTGAAGCGCTGGATATCATCAAGGCAGCGTTGCCGCTCTCCCGTGATGGCTTCCTATTCCCAAGCATCAAGAAGGGCGTAATTTCCGATGCCACGATGTCGAGGCTAATGGAGCGCGATAAAATCGCATATCGGCCGCACGGCTTTCGCTCCTCTTTGCGCGACTGGATAGCCGAAGCAACAGACACCCCACACGATATTGCAGAAACAACGCTCGGGCACACCGTGGGCGGTAAGGTGGAGCGCGCATATAGGCGAACCGATTTTTTGGATCAGCGCCGCAAGCTTCTTGAGCGCTGGGCAAATCATGTAACCGGCAAGGGTGGGCAAGTCCTGCGGCTTGTTGCGGAGGGATAG